From Zea mays cultivar B73 chromosome 3, Zm-B73-REFERENCE-NAM-5.0, whole genome shotgun sequence:
GGACCAGTACATGGACCCGATAATTAGTTATGTGTGTCAGGCCGGTCTAAATAGACCAGAATGACTTAATGTGTCAGATCGGTCTATACATATACAACAGTAATATATAAACATGAAAGTACAGAATATATATATGACTAAAATAAAACTAAGATGTTTTGTGTCTGTCACATTAAAAATCTTTGGTCAGAAAGAAAAAAGAGTACAGCTAGTCCAGAAATAATATTCAATTATATGCTCGGTGTTTAGTTGAGTACTATACAACCACACTGAATCAATATATTATGATCATTATCACTATTCACTATTACCGTCTAGGTACTGGTTCTCGAAGGCCTGTTAAAGCTCTGTATTCTTCAAGTTGTGCCGGTCCTGTAGGATTTGACGGGCCTTAGTTAAATACCGAGTCTTTGGTTAGTGGATTTCGATAGGCTTTAGTTAAATGTGCCGTGTTAGGCTGGCCGTGGGCTTGACTTGAGACCTAGACACGGTCCGTATATAGGGCTGTGTCGACCCATAACTACAATTAAATTGAACCATATCAAATTTAGACTGTGTCTAAAATTATGCGCTTTGGACCGGACTATTAGCCACACCACAGTGCATCCATGGCTCGGGGCGCGGGGCGCACCACTCGTTGGCTCGTTGCCCCTGTGGAACGCGATGCGTCTTGCTCTGGAGTATGGACAGGAGTCAGGAGCCAGGAGGACcactgctggtgctggtgctggtctGTCGATGCAATACATGCAAGGACTGTATGTACATGTGCTGTACTGCTGTGCGGTCCGCCCCCCAGCGTATACACGAATTTGATCTACCTGTGGCCCGTGGCCGGACGGGCAGTTACCGTAGAGGCCCACATGTATTTTATAACGCGCAGTATCTGTACGTATAACGCTCACAGAATAACTCCATTTACGTGTACCCACGCAGCCCATGCATACCCTCTCTCTCCCCCCCTCTCCTCTCCGTCGTCCGCGTATTCGGGCTGCTTTGCACTGCGATGCCAGGGCACGACGAGCAATCATTCAGCGGAATTCGTCGTTGCTAACCGTCTCCCTCCCGGGCTTGTTTGGTTGAAAGTGGACTCGATCCGCTCATATCCCCTTCCAACCAAACCAGTCAAAGCTCTTTGATCTTTTAGAGCTGGTTCAGTGACAAAGGAATTGAAGATGATCCATAGGAAAGAAAATTTATAAAGGATCGAAAGATAGGATTGAGCTAGAACCATATCAAATAGAAAGAGACTTCAAAATCCAAGTACCAACATATCTGTCAcgttctttttttaaaaaaaaaattacTTTAAGAAAGGAATCACTAAGTCTATGAGATAAAAAAAATGTCTCGATTTTAAAATTAGAACCCAGGTTCTAGACTTGCTATCTAGAATGCAAAGTCTCAATAGGAGGATGAGATCTAAACATACTCCTACTTTAAATACTGtttattctctgtctcaaaattgtgCTTTTTAAATTTAATATTAGTAAGAAATACCATGTAAATATACGTTGCCAATGGACGGACCGATTTAATATGCTGTCACGCCCGTGCTTAGATGGGCTTGTCCGCAAACTAAAGAACGGGCTATTATACCATCTTCAGCAGCTTACTTATACTTATACCTATATTTAAACTACACTATATAAACGGTGTAATCTATAATGTAAAATGACACAAAATGATGTTTTTAGTGATCATATAGATGCAATGTATCATAGTTCATCTATATGGTCAAAAAACACATTTTACACCGTAGATTATATTATTTGTAGAGTATTGTTTGAATATGAATATAAGTATAAGTAAGATGTTGCAGATGGTCTTACAGGCCTCGTGCTGGTCTAGGCATGGTACTAACGTGACGTGTTGTATCCCTGGCGTGCCAAATTTATCGTGACTCGTGCGGGTCTAAATACCTCACCCATCTAGTCGGCTATACATGTAAAGATGCAATATTTATATTTTAAAAATAACTACGGCAGTACGGGGTGAACATTTATGAGTTGCGGTGTCCTCCCGAGTGGTGCAAGATTTTACTGGTACTAGAATGGACTTTGACTTACAAGTGACAGGTAGATCTTTGTAAAACCGTAGGGCCAGATCTCAATAATGTTAGAAATATAgtcattttccatatcattttaattttATAAATTAATATTATGGTGATAACATATAAAATATGATTATTTATAGAAATCATGatgtcaaatatatccataacaatattatTATGATGATAATATATAAAATATGATTATTCATAGAAATCATGatgtcaaatatatccataacaatatggaacaTTAGAATATAAAatgtatgaatcatataaatataataagcatataaacatggtacTTGTAGAATTATAAAACAACTGAAAATAAATAGATAGCAATATAAACagtatgactgtaaaattaaaacaaacatgCATGATATATTAATAGCATGAACATGCATCAGAAAAGTCATGATATGACAGAACAGTTTGGATAAATTCATGGCTACATACGAAACAACATAGATgaacatatgaaacatatataatctgcagaacATAAAACAATAAGGAGCTAAATTGATCATACCATCCCATGCGCCTCGAGGATcctatccttgtccaacttcacttgtcatCCGTACGAGATGAAGACGCCAGGAAGAAAAAGATGTTTACCAGAAGGATGTTCGAGCTGTTGCAGATGGTCTTACAGGCCTCGTGCTGGCCTAGACACGGTACTAACGTGACGTGTTGTATCCCTGGCGTGCCAAAGGTATCGTGACTCGTGCGGGTCTAAAGGCATGTTTGGTTCGCTGGCTAATTTGTcatattttgcctaacttttctgtatAAGATTAGTTCTTTAATTCGAACAATTAATACTTTACATCTAGTCGGCTATATTATTTACATGTAAAGATGCAATATTTATATTTTAAAAATAACTACGGCAGTACGGGGTGAACATTTATGAGTTGCGGTGTCCTGAGGGGTGCAAGATTTTACTGGTACTAGAATGGACTTTGCCTGACAAGTGACAGGTAGATCTTTGTAAAACCGTAGGGCCAGATCTCAGTACTTGGTGGTGCCAAAAAAAACTCGTACTGCTACAGTTACGCTGTACCAAAACCGCTTTAAAGTTTGATAAAATAAGGTTTCGTACTTTTGTTAGAGAAAGTAGTAAAAGATTGCTGAGTATTCAAAAATTCTGAGAGCGAGGAGTGGCAGAGCGCAGAGTACTACTACTAGGCTGTACGTTTTCAGGTTAGGGTTAGGACTCCGTGCTGCTGAGACGGAGACGTTTGTACTGGTGGTGCTGGGCGATGGCTGTGGCCGCAACTGCAATGATCGTCTGCAGGGTCGGGGCCCGGAGATCTTTTATGATGCCGAGGTGGATCGACAGGGGGGCCTCGTCTCGCGTGGCTGTCCTGTTCTGTTCTGTTCATGCGCGCTGCTGGCTGGCCACCGTTGGCTACTTGGCCGCCTAACCAACATGGAACTCATCAATGCGTGACATGCGTCCATGGACATCACATCGCTGATTTGCTGAGGCCTTGACCATTTGGGGATCATGGATCATGGCAAGTGCAGGCTCGGAGGGTTCCgggtatagatgtccaaacagtgCGGGCCGCCCGTTTGATCCGTGGCACGGCACGAATTTAGCCCGGTCCAAACACGGCCCGGCACGACCCGCATGCTTTGGCCCGGCCCGACCCAATAAATGGGTCGGCCCGACGACGGCCCGCATATTTATGTAAATACTAAATAtgtaaatacatttaattctctcatagtatgtaaatactaaatacgcgaccaaacatatataaaatgcatacataaatattttgttgtcttaatatatataaataatatgttattatatatgattaattctgttaaatatatgtatttatatatcGTTCTACTGTTGGTTCGGGCCAGTGCCCGGCCCGGCACAATTTTTCCCTGTGCGTGCCAGGTTTGGGCATGTCCTTAGGCACGTGGGCCAGCCCGATCCAGCCCGAAGCATCAACGGGCCGTGCCTGGCCCGGCCCTATTCGTACCGGGCCAAAACGGGTTCGTGCCGGGTGGCCCGTTTGGATATCTATAGTTCCGGGAGAACTTGTACTAGTAGTACTACTACTACGTGTGACCAGTCACGACTTACGAGTCACTGTGGCGCCATGTCCATCGTTTCCTTTGCTCTGCATCTGGGGTTGCAGGCTTGCAGCGCGACGCGGCAGCGTGTAGTAGTACTCCTCCTAGGCGCGGTTGGCCGTGCGTGGAACGGCCGCACGGCAGGCAGCCTGCAGAGCGCTCTGCAGGGCTGCAGCCCATGAGATGGAGACAAGTCGATGAGGATGTGCCAAAAAAATAAAAACACGCCGCAACGGCCCCGGGTCCCGCCCATGCATCCCGTAGCCCTAGCGCCCGTCATCATTACCCGCTGACGCCGGTCTCACTCGTCCCGTCCGTTCCGCGGACCCAACCCAACGGTCCGCCCACAGCAGCCCTCGTTCTCGTTGGGCCTGCTGCACTGCACCCCGGAGGCCCGGACTGATTAATCAGAGTAATAAAATCATTACCATATCCAATCATTCTCAGTACGGTACGCACTTAACTAGTCAATCACACAGGCATGCGAGTTCTGACGATGCCCTGCTAACATCAGTTGAACACATTATTAGCAGCCGCCGTGATTGAATCAGTGCAGTTGCCCTTACAAGGACATGGTTACTAGTGCCAAAAGTGACAACACAACTGTAGCCGTAAAAGATGCACCAGAACACAGCGTCTTGATCCACTCACGCAAATTAGCACAACTTTTATCGCAACCAAACCAacccccgccgccgccgcagccgcaGCTACTCTAGGGATCTAGAGTCAGTTAAAAACAGGAACAAGAATCCAGAGCCAAGCAGCCAACGTGAACAATGTACACACACGCACACGCCGATCACCAGATCCAACGGCCCTCGCTAATCCAGCCCACCCCCAAAAAAAACAAGAGCAGATTAAACCAAACAAATAGGCACGCATCACAAGGCAATTCCGAAGAAGGACCAGCAGCGCCAGGCCGCGCCCTCACTGGCTGAGCGCGCCGCCCTCCGACACGGCGGGCGAGTCCGAGACGCCGGAGGACTCGTCCATGGACTCGTGCGACGGCGACGCCGTCTCCCCGCACGCGCGGACCTCGTCGACCATCTTCACCACGTACCCGACCTTGGGCCGCTGCTCGGGCGCCGCGGCCGTGCAGCTCAGCGCCAGCTGCAGCATCGCCACCATCTCCTCCTCGATGCCCTTGTCCTTCATCAGCTCCAGGTCGAACACCTCCGACGTCCACTCCTCCCGCACCACGGACTGCACCCACCGGGGCAGCTCCACCACGACGCCGCCGTTCGGCAGCTCGCTGCCCGGGAACCGCCCCGTCAGGAGCTCCAGCAGCACCACGCCGAACGCGTACACGTCGCCCCTGTGCGACGCCCAGGGCCTGGGCGGCGGGGGCGCCTCGGGCGCGCGGTACCCCGCCGACCgagccgccgccgcggccggggacGACCCCAGCTGCGCCAGCCCGCAGTCCGCGAGACGCGCCACGCCGAATCTGTCCAGCAGGATGTTGGTGCTCTTGATGTTGCCGTGCGCCAGCTTCGGCGTGCCGCTGCCCCGCCGCCCAGAGTGGTGGATGTAGGCCAGCCCGCGCGCGGCGCCGGCTGCGATGCGAAGCCGCGCCGCCCACTCCAGCGGCGTGCGCCCGGGGCCCCGGTTACCTGACCATAATAACGCTTCGAAGTCAGCATTTATCAAGGGGATTCCTTTATCAAGACACGACGGAGATGTTAAGCGGATGACTTGCCGTGGAGGACGGAGAAGAGGCTGCCGTTGGGCATGTACTCGTACACCAGCAGCTTCTCGTCGCGGGCGTAGTAGTAGGCGTTGAGGGGCACGATGTTGGGGTGCCGGAGGCGGCCGAGCACGGCCATGTGGTGCTCGAAGTCCTTCTTGGACGCGGCCGCCGGCGTCGCGGCGTCGCGCAGCCGCTTCACGGTCACGACGGTGCCGTCGTCCAGCACGGCCTTGTACGCCGTGCCGCATCCGCCCTTCCCCAGCATCTCCGCGGACGCGCGCAGCAGCTCCTCCAGCTCAAACCGCCTCGTGCGGCCGTCGCTGCAGCTCAGGTCCTCGAGGAACACCATCTTCCCTCGCTCGAACGTCGAGCCACCGGCCGCCGCCGCGACCACCCCGGCGGCGCCGTAGGGGCTCGAGGAGTACACTATCTTCTCCCCCTGCTGGAGTCGCCGGGCGCTTCGCCGGCCGGAGAGGCGCGGCCAGAAGTAGCAGAACAGGAGCCCGGCCACGAGCCCCACCACGGCGAAGTCCCCCGCCACAATTGCCACCACGGCGGCGCGGCTCATCTTCCCCTTGACGCCGCTCGCCGCCTCGGCGCCCGCTGGCTTACCCGAAGGCGAGGACGCCACCATGGCAGAAGCCGGAGGGCAGTCCCCTGCCGCAGACGCGTTCACCGCCGCCGACGCGTTCGGCTGAGGCGCCTCGTCCTTGCAGGGCGGGAGCGGCGCGCTGCACAGGCCGACGTTCCCGCCGAAGGCCGCGGCCGGGAACGACGCCATCGCCGCCGGAATCCTCCCGGACATGAGATTGTTGGAGACGTTCAGCTCCTGCAGCCTCGGCAGCGCAATGGCGTCAACCCCGCCGCTGAGCCGGTTGGAGTCCAGCCTCAGGGTGAGCAGCCTGTCGAGCCGGCTGAGCTCGGGCGGCACGGCGCCGGACAGCTTGTTGGACGACAGGTCGAGCCGGTACAGGCGGTACAGCGCCCCCAGCGACGGCGGAATCGCGCCGGACAGCTCGTTCCCCGCGAGGAACAGCAGCTTGAGCCCCGCGAGCGGCGAGAGGTCGGGGATTTCGCCCGAGAAACCGTTGCCCTTGAGGCTGAGCACGCGGAGGCCGTCCAGCCTCGCGAGCGCCGGCAGCGCGGCGGCGCCGGAGAGGCCGAGGCCCTCGAGCACCAGCCTCGTgacgcggccgccggcgcaggtgaCACCGCGCCACGCCCCGGCGCACGGCGCCGGGTTCGCGGACACGTTCCAGGTCGCCAGCGCGGCGCCGGACGGGTCCGCGACGAGCCTGAAATCCGACAGAGCCGCGACGTCGGCATCCAGAGAGCCGGCATTGGCGAAGgaacgcagcagcagcagcagcagcagcggtgGCAGGAGGAGCAGCAGAGCAGTGCTGCCGTTGGGAGGCATGCTCGCTTCTTTTTGTGGTTTTCTTGGGGGCTCGCGGTTGGCTCGCGCCCGCGCGCTGGTCGCGCTGCTCGCTCCGGTGCAAGTAGGAAATGGACAGCGGCGAGAGAGACGGAGGCACGGTGGGTTGGTTCTTGTCTGTCTGGTGCTCGTCGCACGGACAGTGGCTGCCCTTGTCGCTGGAGCCTTTTGCCCTCCCGTCTTTGTACTGCTTTTATTTTATCTACTGAGCACGGGAGCAGGGAACAGTGAAGCCGCTGCGATCGTGGCCCCACCACATGGGTGCGGTGGCGAACGGCGAGCTTCCCTACCTAGCCGCTTGCAGAGGACTGGAGTGCAGGAGCGACGCAGGACCAAGGCGATGGGAGCGGTCGGATGACGCCTGGGCTCCACACTACCGTTGTTCGGCGTCCTGGCACGTCGTTGTCGCGGTGGGACTTTACTACTCCAGTGGCCTCGGGATGCGTGGTAGCCGACCGCGTGCTGGAGACGATCGTGCGCAATCCGGTGATCATTATGGCGCCAAGAAGTTGCGTTCCCGCGCGCGGTAGAAGTTGGTAGCGCTATGCTCTACTGCTCTCGGACTAAACTTTAAGCGCACCGGCTCACAACATATGGGACGAGATACTTTCCATAAAAATAGGTTCCTCTTAATGCCGGCGTTTTACATAAATAGTATAGAAAAAAAATAAGGAGACTTCATTTAATAAGAGAAAAAGAACAAGACTGAGCAAAAATCCCACTTTGCTAAAAGACTTCAGATCTGTTTGGTTTtttagtctagggactaaagtttagttaggagaCTAAAATTTTGTCTCTACCTATTTAGTTTTAAGGACTAAAACTATTCAAAACACATTAGATGAATCATAAGagttgtcgaggaccataattaggggtactgtcggggaccataattaggggtaccctcaaggctcctaattctcagctggtaaccccatcagcacaaagctgcaaaggcctgatgggtgcgattaagtcagggatcagtccattcgagggacacgatcacgcctcgcccgagcctagcctcggacaagggcagccgaccccggaggatttccgtctcgcccgaggccccccttcagcggcgaacaaattcccggctcgcccgaggccctgccttcgctaagaagcaaccctgaccgaatcgccgcaccgaccgaccaagtcgcaggggcatttaatgcaaaggtggcctgacacccttatcctgacgcgcgccccccagccgacagagccgaagtgaccgtcgtcacttcgccgctccactgaccggcctgacagaaggacagcgccgcctgcgccactccgactgcggtgccacttgacagagtgagactgacaggcagtcaggcccggccgaaggctccataggaagctccgcctcacccgaccccagggctcggactcgggctaagtcccggaagacggcgaactccgctccgcccgacccagggctcggactcgggctaagtcccggaagacgacgaactccgctccccccgacccagggctcggactcgggctaagtcccggaagacgacgaactccgcccgacccagggctcggactcgggctaagtcccagaagacgacgatctccgcctcgcccgacccagggctcggacttgggctcggccccagaagacgacgaactccgcttcgcccgacccagggctcggactccgccccggcaccagccggcaatctccgcctcgcccgacccgggggctcggactcgacctcggcttcggaggagcttccacatcatccaacctagggcgcagaccagccacgtcagcaggaggcgccatcatcaccctaccccgagctgactcgggccgcagggaacaagaccggcgtcccatctggctcgctccgccagataggcaatgatggcgccccgcatgctctgtgacgacggcggctctcagcccccttacggaagcaagaggacgtcagcaaggactcaaccgctccgacagctgtccctccgccaagctccatcgctcctccgacggccacgacatcacaccagctgggtgccaagatctctccggctgccacaacggcatgtacctagggcgctagctctcctccgctagacacgtagcactctgctacaccccccattgtacacctggatcctctccttgcgcctataaaagggaggaccagggccctcttagagagggttggccgcgcggggacgaggacgagaacaggcgctcgctggaggccgctcgctccctctcccgcgtggacgcttgtaaccccctactgcaagcgcacccgacctgggcgtgggacgaacacgaaggccgcgggattcccacctctctcacgccggtctccggccgcctcgctctccccccttcgcgctcgccctcgcgctcgacccatctgggctggggcacgcggcgacattcactcgtcggcctagggaccccccggtctcgaaacgccgacaggtaccctcaaggctcctaaatctcagctggtaacccccatcagcacaaagctgcaaaggcttgatgggtgcgattaagtcaaggatcggtccattcaagggacgcgatcacgcctcgcccgagcccagcctcgggcaagggcagccgaccccggaggacctacgtctcgcccgaggcccccctccagcaacggacacaccttcggctcacccgaggcccagtcttcaccaagaagcaaccttggccaaatcgccacaccgaccgaccaaatcgcaggggcatttaatgcaaaggtggcctgacacctttatcctaacgcacgccctccagtcgacagagccgaagtgaccgcagtcacttcgccgctccactgaccgatctgacaagaggacagcgccgcctgcgccgatccgactgctgagccactcgacagagtgaggctgacagcagccaagtctggtctcacgcgtcataggaaactccgcttcgcccgaccccagggctcggacttgggctcagccccggaagacggcgaactccgctccgcccgaccccagggctcggactcgggctcagccccggaagacggcgaactccgctccgcccgaccccagggctcggactcgggctcagccccggaagacggcgaactccgctccgcccgaccccagggctcggactcgggctcgaccccggaagacgacgaactccgctccgcccgaccccagggctcggactcgggctcagccccggaagacggcgaactccgctccgcctgaccccagggctcggacttgggctcagccccggaagacggcgaactccgcctcgcccgaccccagggctcggactcgggctcggccccggaagacgacgaactccgcctcgcccgaccctagggctcggactcaggctcagccccgaaggacgatgaactccgcttcgctcgaccccagggctcggactcaaccctggcctaagccgacggtctccgcctcgtccgacccgggggcttgggctcgacctcgacctcggaagacagactcgacctcgacctcggaggagcctccacctcgctcaacctagggcacggaccgaccacgtcaacaggaagcgccatcattaccctaccccgagctgactcaggctacggggaacaagaccggcgtcccatctggctcgctccaccatacgagtaatgatggcgccccgcatgccctgtgacgacggcggctctcagcccccttacggaagcaagaggacgtcagcaaggactcgacagccccgacagctgtccttccgtcaggctccagcgctcctccgacggccacgacaccacgcgaactgggtgccaagacctctacGGCTGCCACgaaggcatgtacttagggtgctagctctccaccgctagacacgttagcacattgctacactccccattgtacacctggatcctctccttacgcctataaaagggaggaccagggccctcttacagagggttggccgcgcagggaaggacgggacggcgctcgtgcaaggccgctcgctccctcccgcgtggacgcttgtaacccccctactgcaagcgcacccgacctggccacggggctaacacgaaggccgcgggttccactctcccacgcctgtctccctccggctgctttcttccccccttcgcgttccgcctcgcgtcgacccatctgggctggggcacgcggcgataattcactc
This genomic window contains:
- the LOC103649825 gene encoding probable leucine-rich repeat receptor-like protein kinase At1g68400: MPPNGSTALLLLLPPLLLLLLLRSFANAGSLDADVAALSDFRLVADPSGAALATWNVSANPAPCAGAWRGVTCAGGRVTRLVLEGLGLSGAAALPALARLDGLRVLSLKGNGFSGEIPDLSPLAGLKLLFLAGNELSGAIPPSLGALYRLYRLDLSSNKLSGAVPPELSRLDRLLTLRLDSNRLSGGVDAIALPRLQELNVSNNLMSGRIPAAMASFPAAAFGGNVGLCSAPLPPCKDEAPQPNASAAVNASAAGDCPPASAMVASSPSGKPAGAEAASGVKGKMSRAAVVAIVAGDFAVVGLVAGLLFCYFWPRLSGRRSARRLQQGEKIVYSSSPYGAAGVVAAAAGGSTFERGKMVFLEDLSCSDGRTRRFELEELLRASAEMLGKGGCGTAYKAVLDDGTVVTVKRLRDAATPAAASKKDFEHHMAVLGRLRHPNIVPLNAYYYARDEKLLVYEYMPNGSLFSVLHGNRGPGRTPLEWAARLRIAAGAARGLAYIHHSGRRGSGTPKLAHGNIKSTNILLDRFGVARLADCGLAQLGSSPAAAAARSAGYRAPEAPPPPRPWASHRGDVYAFGVVLLELLTGRFPGSELPNGGVVVELPRWVQSVVREEWTSEVFDLELMKDKGIEEEMVAMLQLALSCTAAAPEQRPKVGYVVKMVDEVRACGETASPSHESMDESSGVSDSPAVSEGGALSQ